GGCGAGCTGTCCGAGGCCACCACCGGCCAGTTGGAGATCTGGAGCGCGTACGCCGAGGCCACCAGCAACCCCTTCGTCCAGGGCCGCCTCCATCACCTTCTGCCAGCTGTATGGATCACGAGCGTTGTTGACAGTCGCCGGGCTTGGTCATGGCGAAGACCTCCGGTGTGGTGGAGCTGTCTAGGACTGCACCGCTCGGAGGTCTTCGTGTCCCACCGTAATGCCCGGCTGACCGTCCACGGCAGGCGGCTACTGATCCAGCGTGTCCAACAGGGTCGTCCCGTCGCGCATGTCGCCGCCGAGATGGGCATCTCGCGGGCCACAGCCCACAAGTGGCTGCGTCGCTGGCGGACGGAGGAAGAGGCCGGGCTGTACGACCGTGCCAGCCGGCCGCACACGACACCGCACCGGACACCGCCAGTGCGTTCGCCTACCGGCGCAGCACCGCCTTCCAGCAGGCCTTGGCCGACCTGGAGGCCACCGGCAGCATGCGGGGCCGCTCGCCGAGGCGACCGACGATGATCCCGACCCTGAGATGCGGACAGCGGTTGACATCCCGTTGCCACAGCTCCTCGCCGAGTACGAGGAGCAGAGCGCCCGCTACCACCGCCTGGTGTCCGACCACGACCTGAACGCAACGACCAAGCGCCCCATCAGCGACGGCCGCCACGTCGACCTCCGTTGGGTGATCCTCCACCTCATCGAGGAGACGTCTCGCCACAACGGCCACCTCGACGTCGTGCGTGAGCTCACCGACGGGCGGACCGGCGCCTAGCTGATCGTTTCAGAATGAGTTGAGCTGCCGGTCTTGTGCTCGACCAACTTGGTCGGCGGGGTGCCCGGGGTGCGTGCTGATCATGTTCCTGACGGCCTGTGGGAGCGGGTGGCCCCCGCTGCTGCCTCCTGCTCCCGAACAGCGCCGTCGCCACCCTGGGCGGCTGCGCGTTCCCGACCGAGTGGCACTCGCCGGTGTGATGTCCGCCGGTGCCTCCCGTGCTCCGCCCCCACGGCCTGGTCCACACGGGGAGGGGGGCTTGTGGGGCGTTGGGGCGGTGGGGGGCAGATGGTTTGCCGCCGGCCGGTGTGAGGCGGACCCCCAAACACTCCCGCGTCTCACAGGCACTCCCGTAGCATCCCTTTCGGGGACCATCAGGGACCGAGCGTGCTGTCCCGCTGTCGAGGAGGGGCCTCTTGGACTATCGGCAACTGTTCTCCGATGACGTAGTCAGGCAGGAGTTCCTCGACCGGTTCGACGAGATCACGGCGGGCGCGACCGGCCTCGGCGGGTTCGAGAGCGTGGACGCCGGGCTCACGGCCGACCGGGCCGCCGAGGCCGTGGAGCGCATGACCGAAGGCCTCTGGGTGCCGGACGGATCCGGCCTGGAGGCGATTATCGAGCGCTTCACCCGGCCCGTGCACCTGGTGCAGAAATCCACGTTCAAGCTGCCGCCGGACGGCCGGGCAACCAGCGCGAACGTGACGGCTCGCGTCGAGCGTGCCCGTGGGCCGCTGGAGAAGGCGATCCCCAGTGTCGGCCGTATCGACCTGCGAAACCACGACCTGAAATGGGTCGGCACAGGCTGGATGGTGGGTCCCCGGCTCGTCGTGACGAACCGACATGTCGCCGAGGCGTTCGCCCGGGAGGCGCAGGCCGGGGCGGGCTCGGGTTCGGGGTTCGCCTTCAAGCAGTCCTGGACGGGCAAGGTCGTACGGCCCAGCCTGGACTGGTACCAGGAGTTCCAGCAGCCGGAGGAGTCCCGCTTCCGGGTCACGGAGGTCGTGTGGATCGAACCGGACCACAGGTACGACGTGGCCCTGCTGCGGATCGACGCGACCGGCGAGGACGGCGAGAACCCGCCGCCGCCCATCGCGCTCGACACCTCCGGGGCTCGCGTGAGCGGCTGGATCGCGGTGATCGGCTACCCCGGACACGACTCCCGCGCCGACCTGGCCGACCAGCAGCGGATCTTCGACGGCGTCTACAACTGCAAGCGGCTGGCCGCGGGACAGCTCACCGCGGTCGAGGGGCAGGACGTGGTCCACCACGACGCCACCACGCTGGGCGGCAACTCCGGCTCCGCCGTGATCGACCTGGACTCCGGCAAGGCGGTCGCCCTCCACTTCGGAGGCGCGGCAGGGCGCAGCAATGTGGCCGTGCATGCCGCTGCCGTGGCCCGGATCGTCCGCGCGCATGGCTGATGAGCCTGCCGCTCGGCCCAGGAGCGGAACCGGCCCGGACGCCGTCGTCGATGCCGCGTACGGGGACGGTCCGGGCGGTCCTGCCGTCTTCTCGGGGCAGAACCAGGATCAGGGCCAGGGCCAGGGCCAGGGCCACCCGGACCCGGATAAGGAGGCCGTGTCCGTCGGCGAGGACGTGGTCGCGGCAGCCGGTCTGGAAGCGATCACCCGGGCGACCGCCGGTCTGATCGATCCGGAGGATTTCCTCCAAATCCTGCACGACATGAAGAGGCGGGTCGCGCGCATCGAGATCGGTGGCCGACCGGTGGGAACGGGCGTGCTGGTTGCGCCCGATGTCGTTTTGACGGCCAGTCATGTGGTGGGCACCGCGCTGGAGTCGGAGAGGCTGCCGGACTCCCTGGAAGCCCGTTTCGACTTCGGTACGCCCTCCGGCGTCGAACGGACCGCGCCCCACGAGCGCGGCGTACGAGTACCGTTGACGGAACTGCTCGCGTCCAGCCCGCCCAGCCCCGCCGAACGAGCGGGTTCCCCGCTGTCCTGGGACGCGCCGCCGGATCAGCTCGACTACGCTCTCCTGCGCGTGGGCGGTGGGCAGGCGCCGTACCTCACCGGTGACTTGTCCCTGGACCGTGACGCACGTGGCCCACGCGGCGCACGCGGTCACTACCGGCTGGAGCCCGGAACCTACGACTTCCACGGCACGCGCCTGCTGTTCATCGTCCACCACCCGCTCGGCGAGCCGGCGCGGATCACGTACACGACCGCCCAGACCGAGATCAACGACCAGGGCACGCGGATCCGGTACCCGGAGGTGAACACCACACCAGGGTCATCCGGCGGCCCCGTCGTCGACCCCCGCGGCCGACTCGTCGGCATCCACCACTACGCCGCCGATGGAGTCAACCAGGGCGTTCCGGCGTCCGCGATCGCACGGGCCGTGGTGGACGGACCGCACGCCTGGATCCTGGATCCGCCGAGCCCCACCGTCCATCGGCCGAGCCCCACCGCACCTTCCCTGATGCTGAGTTGGGTGCCCGAGAACCAGCCCTGGGCCGAGCGCGTGCACGATGCCCTGACCGCCTTGGGACACGACGTACTGATGGGCCCCGCCGCCGACCGGTCGGGGCACCGCACGGTCCGGGAACACGTGGACGGCGGCGGCAAGGTGCTCGCCCTCGTGAGCCCCGCCTATCTCTCCGACCCCGCCATGACGGACGAACGCGATCACATCGTCCACGACTTCGACCACACGAGCGCCCCGAGCCGCCTGGTGCCCGTACTGGTCGAGGGCGAGGCGTCGGGAAGCCTGGCCCTGCTGCCCCCGGTGGACCTTCGTGACGTGCCCGCCGTCCCCGCCGTCCCCGGCACGCCGCGCGGGACCCGCGACCATCCGTACGAGGCCGGGACCGAGGCAGTCCTACGGCAGCGGCTCGCCTCCGCCCTCGCCGACTCCCCGTCCGTCCTCGCACGTCCCCCGGCCCCCGCCTCCCTCCAACCCGCCCTCGGCTTCCGCTCCGACGACCCTCTGCCCCGGCTGCGCCTGCTCAGCGACCGGGCGCGGCAGGCGGCCGGCACGGTATCCGGGACCGTGTTCGCCGACGGCGAGGAGAGCCAGTTCGCGGCGGGCCTCTACGTCACCCGCGATCTGGAGGAGGAACTGCTGAAACGGCTGGACGCCGACGCCGTCACCCCCCTCGTGGTCGTCGGGGAGGCGGGATGCGGCAAGACCAGCATCCTGTGGAGCCTTGCCCGGCGCCGCTGCGGAACGCCCACCGGGGAGGTGTTCTTCCTCAAGGCGACCTGGCTGGTCACCGGCCCGACGGGGGACAGCAAGGTCGACCCGGACACACTGGTCGAGGCGATCCGGCAGGCCCGCGATGACCGACGGACCGTGACGGTCCTGATCGACACCGTCGACGTGCTGGTCAACAACGAGGACGACTGGGTGCGGCTGGTCACCGTCGTGCACGCCGCGAAGGACGCGGGGGCCGCCGTCACCATGACGTCGAGAGTGACGGAGGCGGGCGAACTCCCCTCGGAGTGGCAGCGTCTGCGCCTGAAGGACTACGCCACCGGCGCCGGAACCGGCCCGCACACCACGAGCGAGTTCGAGCGTGCGGTGCTCGCCCACAGCAGGTTCTTCACCAACGACCCCCAGCTGCGGGAAGACCTGATCAGCAGAATGCTGGCGGTCGTCGCGCGGGACATCTCCCTGCACCCCCTGTGTCTGCGCCCGCTGACGCTGCGCATGATGTTCGAGATCTATACACCGGGCCAGGTCCCCGACGTGGTCGACACCACCGGCCTGTACGAGACCTACTGGGACCACCGCGTGACCTGCGACCGCCGCTCCTGGGACCGCGGTTCCCGGGGCTCCGGGGGCGGCCGCTTCGACGACGGTCTCGACCTCGATCTCGGCGAGACGGCCATGGCGCTCGCGCTGGAAATGCTGCGGACCGGCCGCCCCGAGGCGTCGGTCGGCCGGGTCCGGCTGCCCGCCAACCTCACCGCCGCACGCCTGAAGATGGAGGTGGAGCACCTTGAGGCGCGCGGGGTGGGCCACGTCGCGGGCGGCGTCTTCCAGTTCTTCCACCAGACGTTCTTCGAGTACGCCGCGAGCCGTGCACTCGTCCACGGCCGCGGTGCCGCCGGACTCGGCGCGCTCGTCGAACGGCTCCAAGTCCCCGACGGCGAGGACTACTTCCTGCTCGCTGTGCTGGAACAGGCCTGGCTCTGCGCGGACCGTACGCAGGAGACCGCGGACGCCGCGACGGCCATGGTCGGGCAGCTGCTGAAGACCATCGCCGACGACCTCGACGACGAGCACCCCACCGTCCGGTACGGGCTGCGCCGCGCCGTGCTGTCGGCCTGCGCCCAGAGTTCCCTGCCGACCCAGGCCATGCTGCCCGACCTGCTGCGCGTCCTCGTATCCCCGCGGCTGACACTGCCCGCCCTGCGCCAGTTCCTGGAACTTCTCCCCTCCCCGGGACGCCCGTACGAACCCCGGGACGCCTCCTGTCTCAAGGCCGCCGCGGCCCGCGCGGACAACGCCTGGCTCGCCGTCCTGGAGGTGCTCGGCCGCCTGCTGCCCCGCGACCCTGGGCAGGTCGTCAGCACCGTACGGATGTCAGGGCTCGTCGAGCGCGCGACCGAGGGTGGCCACGAACTGTCCACACGCGGCGAGTTCGCCGCCTTCCTCGTCAACCTCATGCCCACGCGCCCTGCTGACACGTTCCCGTTCGTCAAGTCCGTTACGGGGGCTGCTCTCGCGGCCGAGAACTACGCGTACATCGCCGACGTCCTGGTGAGAATGGCCTCGTTGAGCACGCTCCACGGCGAGCCGCGGACGTGGGCCGACCGGGCGGACGAACTCCTCGGCGACACCACGGTGGCCTCCTCCGTGCTCATCAAGGCGCACACCTCCGTCCAACTGCCGTATCTGCGCACGTTGTCCTACACCGACCTGGTCGACCGGCTCGCCGCGCTGGTCCCCCGGTTCTCCGACGGCACCGGACCGACGACCGTGGACCGTTCGCTGCTCAACGCCCTTCTCACCGCCGCCGCGGACGTATGCCCCGCCGACGCGGACCCGGCCCCCCTGGTCGGCCTCCTCGTCGAGGTCACTCGCAGAGAACGGATCGCCGATCTCTCCCGGGGCTCCCTGGTCCGCCTCCTGGACTCCGACACCCCCGCCGGCCGGGCCGTTCGCGACCTCGCCGTCGACTGGCTGGTACAGGGCATGCCGATCTCCGAGGCCTCCGAGAGCGAGGAACTCGCCTACACCCGCGCCAAAGTGGCCCGCACGGCCCTGGAACAGCTCGACCTTCCGCCGTACCGCGTGGCCGACGTGGCCGGCCGCGCGGCCGTGACATGGCAGTCACCCGACGGGGACCCTGTCCAGGTCTGGCGGTCGGGCACGTGCCTGCTCCCGCTGCTGGTGCGCGGGGCGCACTCCGGCATCCCCGAGGCCCGTACCGCGATCGGTGAACTACCGGGCGGGTTCGACGTGAGGGGGCCGGACATCACGGCCTGGGTGGATCCGTACAAGAAACACCCCTCGACCGTCGAAGAAGCCGGGCTCATGATGGACCTGCTCCTGCGCATCGGCGAACTCCAGCACGCCAAACGGATGTTGGTCAACGGTGTGACCCTCGACGACGCCTCGCTGACCCGGCTCACCGCCTCGGCTGTCGAGGCCCTGCGCGCCGCCGTACCGCCCGTCCGCCCCAAGGGCATGAGTCCCGAGGCCCGTACCAGACTGAAGGCCCTGGCCGAACTGCTCGTCGTACTGCAGCGGAAGTCCGGCTCCCTCAGCCTCCCCTGGGAAGAACTGGCAGGGTGGATCGACCGCGTCCCCGACCCGCTGGCCGTGGGATGGCTCGTCGAGCTCGTCGGAGCGGGGCTTGAGCGGAACAATTACCCGCCCGAGGCCTCCCTGCTGCTGCTACGCGCGCAGTGCGGCGCCGACGACACGCGCGACGGCGGCACGCTCGACTGCGTGAGCGAACTCGGCCGCAAGGCCCGCCTGTGGTGCGTGTGGTGGTACAGCGTCCACGGCACGGTCTCGGATGTCCCCGAGGCACTCCGGCTGACGTTCCATGAACCCGTCGACGCCCGCGCCGTCATCAAGCTGTGCAACTACGTCTTCACGGACCGGCGGAAGACCTCGCTCACCGAGAAGGAATGCGCCGACCTGCTGCTCGACGTCGGCCGACGCGTGCGGGCAAGCACTCTGGGCTCGGCACGGCGCAAAGACATCGCCCAGGCGTGGCGGGCGGCGATGTGGTCCTTCGTCCCGGACTGCAGCACGGACACCCAGATGCGGATCGTCCGTGAACTACCCCGCCTGGACGATGTGTTCGCCGGGGATTTGCTCCAGTGCGTCCCAGTGAACCGCACGCCCGAACTGCGCGCCGCACTCAGGGAGGTGACGAGCCGCCCAGACCTCGGCGCCCGCCTCCAACGAACCGTGCACCAGCTCCTGGACCAGCACAAGCGGAACTCCTCCGAGGGCGGCTGGCCCGACCTGTTCGCGGACCTGACCCGAGGCGGAGGCTGACAGCACGGGCGGCGACACGCCGTGCCGAGCCGGGGCTCCGCCGCTGTGGGGCTCCGGTGCGGCGAGAGACATCCCCTGGCATGACCGATCACCCGTCCACCGGCGTCGGCGTCTCACCCGTCAGAGAAGCCTGAAAACGTGTCGACGCGGTGGCTCGAAGCCCACGCCTCCCTACCCTTCGCCGCTGGCCGAGCCCGCCGGCCCTGCCGACATCGAGCGTGCGCAGCAGGAGACGCGGCTGTGCTGTGCTTCCCACCGGATCTGCCTCACGGCTGGCAAGACGCTGGCCGAGCTCCTAGCCGGCATCCATGCCGCGGCCGCCCGCCGTGAACTGTGGTCAGGCCGACGAGGCGCGGGTGCGCAAGTGGCAGCGAGGCATCAAACCCAGCGATGAATCCCAGATCTACGCAGCGAAGCACTGGGCTGGCCCGCCGACATCGTCCGCGCCGACGACTGGCCCAACTGGCTGCCTGTCACCGCCGACTGGGTGGTGCCCCCGGGCCCCAAAGCTTTGTGCCCGCCCCGAGAGAGGATCTGCGAACAGCGATGGAACGCCGAGACTTCCTGACGATCACTGGCACCGCCGTCTCCGCCCTCGCAGCGGCCTGGGCCAGCGGCGCCCACGACGCGCTCGCCCAGGCCCACGACGGCAAACCGGTCAGCGAGGACCTCGTCGCCTTCCTGGAGAACTCCATCCAGCACTTCGCCGGCCTGTCCACCGAGCAGCGGCAACACACTCCCGCGCTGTCGGACGCCCACCTGGTCACGGTGCCGAACTACTTGAGAAGGGCCGTTACACGACCGCCCTCGGGCTACGCCTGCACACCCTGGCGGCCTCCCTCTCCCAGACTGTCGCCTGGCACGCCTTTGATCTGCGCCGACACACCCACGCCACCCAGAACTGGGTCGCCGGTCTGCACAACGCCCACGCTGCAGGAGACCACGACATGGGCGCCGGCCTCCTCGGCGACCTCGCCTACCAGGCCGCCTGGCGCCGGGACCACACCACCGCAGCCAACATCCTGAACTACGCCTTGGCCCGGGCCCAGAACCCTGCCGCCCGTTGCCTGCTCCAACTGCGCCTGGCCCGCACCTTGGCCGCACGTGGCGACCAGAGCGAACGCCGCGCCGTGTTGCGCGCCCTCACTGCGGCCGAGCAACACCTCTTCGACGCCGGCGTCGACCGACCCGCTGGTGCGCCGGGGCATCTGAAGCCGACCTCGCCGTCGACTCCGGCCAGGCCCTCCTCGACCTTGGCGACGTCGGCCGCGCCCACCAGCTCATCAGCGAAGGCGAACGCCTACTACCGACTGCCCGGGACAAGACGAAAGGCGTGTTCCTCGCCTACCGCGCCGCGAGCTACCTCGATCTGAAGGAACCCGAGCCCGCCGCGGCCGCCGCCACCCGGTCCCAGCTCCTCGCTCGCCGCATCGGAGCACCTCGCTGCATCCGCCTCGTCGACGACCTGCTCCCCCGCTTCCAGCCCTACGCCCGTGCCCAAGGCGTTGCGGAACTCCTCCAACTCTCCGCCGCATAGCCGGCATCAGCCGACCGCGCATCGCCCGGGAGCGAACCAAGAGGTCACCTGCGACGTGCAAGGCGCCCTCGCCGCCGACGCACAAGAGCTGTGGATCACCTCAGCCACGCCAGGCCACGCCGCCCGGCGGCCTGCCGGCCACCATCACAGGCGGGTGAACCCCCTCGACAAGATCGAGTACGCACACCTGCTCAAGGATCAGGGCACCAGCTGCGGCGAGATCAGCACCAAGACCGACATCCCGCACACCTCCCTGCACCGCCACCTACAGGGGTAGCCGCACCGGAGGCGCTGAGGTGGTCAAGGCCAGATGGGCGCCTCAACCGGACGTCGGTGAGCCTCGACGGCCCGCTCCGGTGGTTGCCGCGGTGCGCGGCCTCGGGCCAGTGCCGCGCGCAGCGCCGGGGTGAGGACGTGGCGGGTCTCGGACGGGGTGAGGGCGGCGGGGGTGGGGAGGGGGTTGAGGTAACGGGTGTAGATGAGGCCGCCGAGGATCGTCACCACTGCCGTGGCGCGGGCGGTCGCATCCCGGCCGCCGAGAAATTCAACAAGCCGGGCCAGCAGCTCGCGTTCCAGGTATTCGCGGATCACCTCGGCGGCCTCGTCGCCCTGGGCGGTGAGCTGTAGGAAGTCGGCGTCCTCCCACAGGCCCGTCACCGCGTCGATCAGGCGGTCGGGGAGGGTGGCCGGGTCGCCGCCGAGGACGTCGTCCACCGCCAGCGCATTGGCGCACTGGAACTGCATCACGTCCGCGAACAGGCCCTTCTTCGAGCCGAAGTGGTATGCGATCAGCGCCGGGTCGACGGCGGCGACCGCAGCCACCGCGCGCACCGTGGTGCGCCGGTATCCGCGTTCCAGGAACAGCGCACGGGCCGCCGAGACGATGGACTCGCGGGTGGGCGGGTTGCCGCGGGGGCGGCCTCGGGTGCGGGCGGGGGCAGGGGCGGCGTTATTCATCAGCGTTGAGCTTGCGTTTCGTGATCGGCACAGTCAAGGGCGTTCCGGGAACCACACGAAGGGATGACCCGACACCATGCGTATCGCAGTCTTCGGCGCCAACGGACCGACCGGCCGCCACCTCACCGACCAGGCCCTCGCCGCCGGCCACGAGGTCGTCGCCGTGACTCGCCGCCCCGGCTCCCTCCTCCCCGGGCGGCAAGGCCTCGCCGTGGCCGTCGCCGACGCCACCGATCCGGCGGCCGTCGACGCCGCGATCGCCGGGACGGACGCCGTCCTGTCCGCGGTGGGCGCGCGCTTCAGCAAGGAGACCATCACCACGTACTCGGCGAGCGCCACGGCCATCACCGAGGCCATGACCCGCCATGGCATCAAGCGGCTGCTCGCCATCAGCTCCAGCATCGCCGACCCTAACTGGCGTCCCACCGGCGCGCACTTCTTCAACCATGTGCTCGACCCGCTGGTGAACCGACGCCTCGGCAGCACCCTCCACGAGGACATGCGCCGCATGGAGGCCGTGATCCGTCAGACGGACCTCGATTGGACCCTCGTCCGGCCCTCGGGCCTCTTCGAGCACCCCGTCGTCACGGACTACCACGCTGCCGAGACCAGCGCTGACGGCGTCTTCACCGCCCGTGCCGACCTCGCCGCGAGCATGCTGCGCGAGCTGGAGGAACGGCGGTATGTCCGTACGGCCATGGGCGTCATCACCACGGCTGTGAAGCCGAACATCGCCAAGCTGATCTGGCACGAAGGCATGAAGAAGAAGTGAACCGGGCAACTGTCGAACTCCCGGCCGCCATAGGAGCATTCCTCACCAGCTGTGGTGTCTCGGGACCTTGGTTACACGAAGTCCTCGAAGGTGAGCTGCTGTGGGATATCCGCGAGTGGTTCGGGCGGCTGGTCGAAGACGATCCGGTAGTCGCTACCGGCGGTCCGGCACCCGCTCATGCGCGGCGTGTACGGCCTTGTCCGCTTGCGCTTCGTACCGGTCGCGGCGAGCGCGTCAGCCCAGGTGGTAGACGCCGCCGGTCGGGATGCGTCCGAGTTTCTTGACGTCGACGTGGACCAGGTCGCCAACCCGGTCGTGCTCGTAGCGGATGACCTCGCGCAGCTGCTCGCCGGTCGGTGGGTCGAGGTCCCGGAGCCGGTTGAGTCCTCGCCTCACCAGGATGCGCTGGACGGTCGCCGGCGCGACGGTGATGCCGTGCAGCCGTTGAAGGGCGGCGGCTCATTCGAAGCGCCCGTGGGTCCCGGTCCAGCACAGCGCGTGTTGTCAGGATTCGCCACGGCCGAGTACCAGCATGAGGTGA
This is a stretch of genomic DNA from Streptomyces hawaiiensis. It encodes these proteins:
- a CDS encoding trypsin-like peptidase domain-containing protein is translated as MADEPAARPRSGTGPDAVVDAAYGDGPGGPAVFSGQNQDQGQGQGQGHPDPDKEAVSVGEDVVAAAGLEAITRATAGLIDPEDFLQILHDMKRRVARIEIGGRPVGTGVLVAPDVVLTASHVVGTALESERLPDSLEARFDFGTPSGVERTAPHERGVRVPLTELLASSPPSPAERAGSPLSWDAPPDQLDYALLRVGGGQAPYLTGDLSLDRDARGPRGARGHYRLEPGTYDFHGTRLLFIVHHPLGEPARITYTTAQTEINDQGTRIRYPEVNTTPGSSGGPVVDPRGRLVGIHHYAADGVNQGVPASAIARAVVDGPHAWILDPPSPTVHRPSPTAPSLMLSWVPENQPWAERVHDALTALGHDVLMGPAADRSGHRTVREHVDGGGKVLALVSPAYLSDPAMTDERDHIVHDFDHTSAPSRLVPVLVEGEASGSLALLPPVDLRDVPAVPAVPGTPRGTRDHPYEAGTEAVLRQRLASALADSPSVLARPPAPASLQPALGFRSDDPLPRLRLLSDRARQAAGTVSGTVFADGEESQFAAGLYVTRDLEEELLKRLDADAVTPLVVVGEAGCGKTSILWSLARRRCGTPTGEVFFLKATWLVTGPTGDSKVDPDTLVEAIRQARDDRRTVTVLIDTVDVLVNNEDDWVRLVTVVHAAKDAGAAVTMTSRVTEAGELPSEWQRLRLKDYATGAGTGPHTTSEFERAVLAHSRFFTNDPQLREDLISRMLAVVARDISLHPLCLRPLTLRMMFEIYTPGQVPDVVDTTGLYETYWDHRVTCDRRSWDRGSRGSGGGRFDDGLDLDLGETAMALALEMLRTGRPEASVGRVRLPANLTAARLKMEVEHLEARGVGHVAGGVFQFFHQTFFEYAASRALVHGRGAAGLGALVERLQVPDGEDYFLLAVLEQAWLCADRTQETADAATAMVGQLLKTIADDLDDEHPTVRYGLRRAVLSACAQSSLPTQAMLPDLLRVLVSPRLTLPALRQFLELLPSPGRPYEPRDASCLKAAAARADNAWLAVLEVLGRLLPRDPGQVVSTVRMSGLVERATEGGHELSTRGEFAAFLVNLMPTRPADTFPFVKSVTGAALAAENYAYIADVLVRMASLSTLHGEPRTWADRADELLGDTTVASSVLIKAHTSVQLPYLRTLSYTDLVDRLAALVPRFSDGTGPTTVDRSLLNALLTAAADVCPADADPAPLVGLLVEVTRRERIADLSRGSLVRLLDSDTPAGRAVRDLAVDWLVQGMPISEASESEELAYTRAKVARTALEQLDLPPYRVADVAGRAAVTWQSPDGDPVQVWRSGTCLLPLLVRGAHSGIPEARTAIGELPGGFDVRGPDITAWVDPYKKHPSTVEEAGLMMDLLLRIGELQHAKRMLVNGVTLDDASLTRLTASAVEALRAAVPPVRPKGMSPEARTRLKALAELLVVLQRKSGSLSLPWEELAGWIDRVPDPLAVGWLVELVGAGLERNNYPPEASLLLLRAQCGADDTRDGGTLDCVSELGRKARLWCVWWYSVHGTVSDVPEALRLTFHEPVDARAVIKLCNYVFTDRRKTSLTEKECADLLLDVGRRVRASTLGSARRKDIAQAWRAAMWSFVPDCSTDTQMRIVRELPRLDDVFAGDLLQCVPVNRTPELRAALREVTSRPDLGARLQRTVHQLLDQHKRNSSEGGWPDLFADLTRGGG
- a CDS encoding helix-turn-helix transcriptional regulator, which encodes MNPLDKIEYAHLLKDQGTSCGEISTKTDIPHTSLHRHLQG
- a CDS encoding trypsin-like serine peptidase, producing MDYRQLFSDDVVRQEFLDRFDEITAGATGLGGFESVDAGLTADRAAEAVERMTEGLWVPDGSGLEAIIERFTRPVHLVQKSTFKLPPDGRATSANVTARVERARGPLEKAIPSVGRIDLRNHDLKWVGTGWMVGPRLVVTNRHVAEAFAREAQAGAGSGSGFAFKQSWTGKVVRPSLDWYQEFQQPEESRFRVTEVVWIEPDHRYDVALLRIDATGEDGENPPPPIALDTSGARVSGWIAVIGYPGHDSRADLADQQRIFDGVYNCKRLAAGQLTAVEGQDVVHHDATTLGGNSGSAVIDLDSGKAVALHFGGAAGRSNVAVHAAAVARIVRAHG
- a CDS encoding NAD(P)-dependent oxidoreductase — its product is MRIAVFGANGPTGRHLTDQALAAGHEVVAVTRRPGSLLPGRQGLAVAVADATDPAAVDAAIAGTDAVLSAVGARFSKETITTYSASATAITEAMTRHGIKRLLAISSSIADPNWRPTGAHFFNHVLDPLVNRRLGSTLHEDMRRMEAVIRQTDLDWTLVRPSGLFEHPVVTDYHAAETSADGVFTARADLAASMLRELEERRYVRTAMGVITTAVKPNIAKLIWHEGMKKK
- a CDS encoding TetR family transcriptional regulator; amino-acid sequence: MNNAAPAPARTRGRPRGNPPTRESIVSAARALFLERGYRRTTVRAVAAVAAVDPALIAYHFGSKKGLFADVMQFQCANALAVDDVLGGDPATLPDRLIDAVTGLWEDADFLQLTAQGDEAAEVIREYLERELLARLVEFLGGRDATARATAVVTILGGLIYTRYLNPLPTPAALTPSETRHVLTPALRAALARGRAPRQPPERAVEAHRRPVEAPIWP